One genomic window of Triplophysa rosa linkage group LG11, Trosa_1v2, whole genome shotgun sequence includes the following:
- the pla2g10 gene encoding group 10 secretory phospholipase A2, whose protein sequence is MTALYWTFLLFTVSMASLQPQRSSRTKRGLLELAGVIRCSTGRPALAYTMYGCYCGLGGQGWPRDSADWCCHKHDCCYADAEFAGCQTNTEIYQWKCDDEEVDCDSLNDRCATILCRCDREAARCLRKAPFNKEYILWPDFLCGYEHPTCNIY, encoded by the exons ATGACTGCGTTGTACTGGACCTTTCTGCTCTTTACAG TCAGCATGGCTTCCCTGCAGCCACAGAGGTCTTCGCGGACCAAAAGGGGTCTCCTGGAACTGGCCGGGGTTATCAGGTGCAGCACGGGAAGACCAGCGCTAGCTTATACGATGTATGGATGTTACTGTGGCCTTGGAGGTCAAGGGTGGCCCAGGGACAGTGCAGACTg GTGTTGTCACAAGCACGACTGCTGTTATGCAGACGCAGAGTTTGCAGGCTGTCAAACTAATACAGAAATTTATCAGTGGAAGTGTGACGATGAGGAGGTTGACTGTG ACTCGCTTAATGACAGATGTGCGACAATCCTGTGCCGATGTGACAGAGAGGCAGCCAGATGTCTGAGAAAAGCACCATTCAACAAAGAATACATTCTGTGGCCTGACTTCCTCTGTGGTTATGAACATCCTACCTGCAACATttactaa
- the LOC130562109 gene encoding peroxynitrite isomerase THAP4-like, translated as MPDSCCSVGCTNRRGDKPGLCFYRIPSERENPERRRLWICAIRRAFVPEEGKEWQPSKYTRLCSEHFIKGAKSDDPSSPDWVPSVFSQSPVTKKRKRNKDVDRSEQSKSEEEIKEQAAVDVLLKLSSASHTTKCNNKMCKEKIARLQKECIDLRKENRRLKDIIKTGTFNELALR; from the exons ATGCCGGACAGCTGTTGTTCGGTCGGATGCACGAACAGGCGAGGAGACAAACCCGGGTTGTGCTTCTACAGAATTCCGTCGGAGAGAGAAAATCCGGAGAGGAGGAGATTGTGGATTTGTGCTATCAGACGCGCCTTCGTCCCGGAAGAGGGCAAAGAATGGCAACCGTCAAAGTACACAAGACTTTGCAGCGAACATTTCATCAAAG GTGCCAAATCTGATGACCCGTCGTCCCCTGACTGGGTACCATCTGTCTTCTCGCAGTCACCAGTCACcaagaagaggaagaggaatAAAGATGTGGATAGGTCTGAACAAAGCAAGAGTGAAGAGGAGATAAAGGAGCAGGCTGCAGTGGATGTCCTTCTAAAACTGTCATCAGCGTCACATACTACGAAGTGTAATAACAAAATGTGCAAGGAAAAGATCGCAAGATTACAGAAGGAGTGCATTGACCTCAGGAAGGAAAATCGAAGGCTGAAGGACAttataaaaacaggaacatttaATGAACTGGCTTTAAGATGA
- the zc3h7a gene encoding zinc finger CCCH domain-containing protein 7A: protein MSVTSQDRRSRWQDIEEGLKFIQSTLPFHGTQEQYEEFIKALVRNLFAEGNDVFLEGEWAKSVELHTEALNIAEYAESEDIGTSQEIKEKLHANRAASYLNIGLHDQALEDCEKALQLNEGNYRALYRKARCLKELGKHQAAYDAVAKCSMAVPQDAHVIEMTQELAKMLGLKIRKPYVRSKPALNVLPGTSLSGAGNDKHSQSSASVEYIEMELGSSVQGLEGSVSMPVCSTVNENIEVESQPMVGVISPQIIPVESYNPEPVPLPMHMPLVNGTRHTDSYTTETRLDYDTDIIGDDLDELLDRASPPEPSLDIPTVDGPIPLPTSIAVSSSLQNPLLMPSHLSNPFMTVNLPAPYHKTISSYSFGLDTFSSPLDSLDNLSISESQTGPDKGFSQHHFMSLANSDMSVSSIPPIGMGFSTSDGPYAQHYPPQLDLAKNPLADSHDFKQACTSCYIKTGPGVLDYSYHPEDHKCKKDLLLGRRKHDELPTWKLIRPRPKNQYMGPFYVCKDVAIGEECKYLGHCTFAYCQEEIDVWTLERKGFICRDNLCDPHGPRPKINLTVPKILQEHHGIFMFLCEVCFDHKPRIISKTNKDNPGLCSHPVTKHAFEEKKCLVHILKDKTVKYSKIRPYHIAGQMDLCRHEVRYGCQREDSCFYAHSLIELKVWMMQSEQGISHENIVLESQKYWNMNAAPQELPATLRRFGPPNLKMQFVCGQCWRNGQVIEPDKNKKYCSAKARHPWSKERRVVLISSVERKKWTTVRSLPTKKPVPLQFEICMHVAAGKKCQYIGNCTFAHSTEERDLWTFMKENNISDMEQLYEMWLQSQRPGWSEETFNSSLRENGKQIHMPTDYAEEVAGNHCWLCGKNCNSDKQWQQHITSEKHKERVFNSEDDQSCWQYRFPTGTFKVCERFLKVTCTEGELCKLAHGEEELKEWRDRREFLLMKLAKARKDHLIAPNDDDFGKYSFLLKDIM from the exons ATGTCAGTCACATCACAGGACCGAAGAAGCCGGTGGCAGGACATTGAAGAGGGACTGAAGTTTATTCA GTCCACCTTGCCTTTTCATGGCACTCAGGAGCAGTACGAG GAATTCATTAAGGCTCTTGTGAGAAATCTGTTCGCCGAGGGAAATGACGTGTTCCTTGAAGGCGAATGGGCGAAATCTGTTGAATTACACACAGAGGCCTTAAACATAGCGGAGTATGCAGAATCGGAGGATATCGGCACCTCTCAAGAGATAAAGGAGAAGCTTCACGCTAACCGTGCCGCATCCTACTTAAACATt GGGCTGCATGATCAAGCCCTGGAAGACTGTGAAAAAGCTCTTCAGCTGAACGAAGGCAACTACAGAGCACTTTACCGGAAAGCTCGGTGTCTGAAAGAACTGGGAAAACATCAGGCGGCGTATGACGCTGTGGCTAAATGCTCGATGGCAGTGCCTCAG GATGCTCACGTGATTGAAATGACACAGGAGCTCGCCAAAATGTTGGGCCTGAAAATCCGTAAGCCTTATGTGAGAAGCAAG CCTGCCTTGAATGTTTTGCCTGGCACAAGTCTATCAGGAGCTGGAAATGATAAG CATTCTCAAAGCTCTGCCTCTGTGGAATATATTGAAATGG AACTGGGCTCGTCTGTACAGGGTTTGGAAGGCTCAGTCAGCATGCCGGTGTGTTCTACTGTAAATGAGAATATTGAGGTAGAGTCTCAGCCTATGGTCGGCGTAATCTCACCACAGATCATTCCAGTTGAATCCTATAACCCAGAGCCTGTTCCATTGCCCATGCACATGCCCCTGGTTAATGGAACCAGACACACTGACTCTTACACAACAGAGACCCGTTTGGACTATGATACAGATATTATTGGGGATGATCTGGATGAGCTGTTGGACAGAGCAAGTCCTCCCGAGCCTTCTTTG GATATTCCCACAGTAGATGGACCTATTCCTTTACCCACCAGTATTGCTGTCAGTAGTTCCCTGCAAAATCCTCTCCTCATGCCCTCCCATCTGAGTAACCCGTTTATGACCGTAAATTTGCCCGCCCCCTACCACAAAACAATTTCATCTTATTCTTTTGGTCTGGACACATTTTCCTCACCGTTGGATTCGTTGGATAATTTGTCAATTTCAGAGTCTCAAACAG GGCCAGATAAAGGTTTTAGCCAGCATCATTTCATGTCG CTGGCCAACAGTGACATGTCCGTGTCAAGCATTCCACCCATCGGGATGGGTTTCAGCACATCCGACGGGCCGTACGCACAGCATTATCCCCCGCAGCTGGATCTTGCCAAGAACCCACTTGCTGATAGCCACGATTTCAAACAAGCATGTACTTCATGCTACATTAAAACTG GACCTGGAGTACTGGATTACAGCTACCATCCAGAGGACCACAAATGCAAAAAAGATTTGCTGCTGGGGAGACGTAAGCATGATGAGCTCCCAACGTGGAAGCTTATTCGCCCGAGACCCAAAAACCAGTACATGGGTCCTTTTTATGTTTGCAAAG ATGTAGCAATTGGGGAAGAATGCAAATATCTTGGACACTGTACCTTTGCTTACTGCCAAGAGGAAATTGATGTTTGGACGCTGGAACGCAAAGGCTTCATTTGTAGAGACAATCTGTGCGATCCACATGGACCTAGACCTAAAATCAATTTGACCGTTCCAAAAATCCTACAGGAGCACCATGGGATATTTATGTTCCTCTGTGAG GTTTGCTTTGATCACAAACCCAGAATAATCAGCAAAACCAATAAGGACAACCCCGGTCTATGCTCGCACCCTGTGACAAAGCATGCATTTGAGGAAAAGAA GTGCCTTGTGCATATTTTGAAGGATAAAACCGTTAAGTACTCCAAAATTCGTCCCTACCACATTGCAGGCCAAATGGATTTGTGTAGGCACGAGGTACGTTACGGCTGCCAGCGTGAGGATTCCTGCTTTTACGCCCACAGCCTCATCGAGCTTAAAGTGTGGATGATGCAGAGTGAACAAG GCATCTCGCATGAAAATATTGTTCTGGAGTCCCAGAAATATTGGAATATGAACGCTGCTCCTCAG GAGCTCCCTGCAACCCTGCGCAGATTTGGCCCGCCCAACCTAAAGATGCAGTTTGTATGCGGTCAGTGTTGGAGAAACGGCCAAGTCATCGAGCCAGACAAAAACAAGAAGTATTGCAGTGCCAAGGCGAGGCATCC TTGGTCTAAAGAGAGACGGGTGGTGCTGATTAGCTCAGTTGAACGGAAGAAGTGGACCACAGTTCGATCTCTCCCAACAAAAAAGCCTGTTCCTCTGCAGTTTGAA ATTTGCATGCATGTGGCAGCTGGTAAAAAATGTCAGTACATTGGTAACTGCACATTTGCGCACAGCACAGAGGAGAGAGATTTGTGGACCTTCATGAAGGAGAACAATA TTTCAGACATGGAACAGCTGTATGAGATGTGGCTACAGTCTCAGAGGCCAGGCTGGAGTGAGGAGACCTTCAACAGTTCTCTGAGGGAGAATGGCAAACAGATTCACATGCCCACAGATTATGCTGAGGAAGTG gcTGGAAACCATTGTTGGTTGTGTGGGAAAAACTGCAACAGCGACAAGCAGTGGCAACAGCACATCACCTCCGAGAAGCATAAAGAGCGGGTGTTCAACTCTGAAGATGATCAGAGCTGCTGGCAGTATCGCTTCCCCACTGGCACTTTCAAAGTCTGCGAGCG GTTCCTTAAGGTCACCTGCACGGAGGGGGAACTCTGTAAGCTGGCACATGGAGAGGAGGAGTTGAAAGAATGGAGGGACAGACGGGAATTTCTTTTGATGAAACTTGCCAAAGCCCGTAAAGATCACTTAATAGCACCAAATGATGATGACTTTGGCAAATATAGTTTTCTGCTTAAAGatattatgtaa